One genomic window of Ziziphus jujuba cultivar Dongzao chromosome 4, ASM3175591v1 includes the following:
- the LOC107416476 gene encoding protein trichome birefringence-like 19 — protein sequence MKFQAIELPGVKFTGPKILLLALASLFFIAIPLYLNYSSTSPLLPSPQSDITSSGLIGIEPKGENNTSTTTLKSIEPKGKVCDIFRGNWVPYPNGTYYTNTSCNLIIDQQNCMKFGRSDTEFLKWRWKPDDCELPFFDAVQFLEIVRGKSLAFVGDSVGRNQMHSLLCLLNSVAYPEDISHHYYSYTSYNFKRYLYKDYNFTVGTLWSPFLVKAKEADPKIYSNSKDLMNLYLDEADEAWATEVENFDYVIVSGGHWFFRPVIYYENGEIVGCSRCQHDNITDLTVFYGHKKAFRTFFRTLEELENYKGVTFLRTFSPAHFENLSWKEGGQCPRTRPYGKEEKKLDGFILEMKLNQVGVLREAEKKAIRKEKKKKKNKKRLELRVLDLTEAMLLRPDGHPNFYGYSPTRNMSIADCVHWCLPGPIDTWNEFLLYVLKTPQITHLHLHGKAIE from the exons ATGAAGTTTCAAGCTATTGAGCTTCCTGGTGTAAAATTCACAGGACCCAAGATTCTTCTACTAGCCCTTGCCTCACttttcttcattgccatccctCTCTATCTAAACTACTCTTCTACCTCACCATTATTGCCATCTCCCCAGAGTGATATCACTAGTAGTGGTTTGATAGGCATAGAACCGAAGGGAGAAAATAATACCAGCACTACTACTTTGAAAAGCATAGAACCCAAGGGAAAAGTTTGTGATATATTTAGAGGAAATTGGGTTCCATACCCAAATGGAACTTATTACACAAATACATCTTGCAATCTGATCATTGATCAACAAAACTGCATGAAGTTTGGGAGATCTGATACCGAGTTCTTGAAATGGAGGTGGAAACCAGATGATTGTGAGCTACCATTCTTTGATGCTGTTCAATTCCTTGAAATTGTCAGAGGGAAGTCATTGGCCTTTGTTGGGGACTCCGTTGGAAGGAATCAAATGCATTCTCTGCTGTGCCTCTTAAACAGT GTGGCTTATCCTGAGGATATTTCTCATCACTATTATTCATACACAAGTTATAATTTCAAGCGCTATTTGTACAAGGATTACAACTTCACCGTAGGGACACTGTGGTCACCATTTTTAGTCAAAGCCAAAGAAGCAGACCCCAAAATTTACTCCAACTCCAAGGACCTCATGAACCTCTACTTGGACGAAGCCGACGAGGCATGGGCAACCGAGGTCGAAAACTTCGATTACGTAATCGTCTCCGGTGGACATTGGTTCTTTCGACCTGTAATATACTACGAAAATGGTGAAATCGTTGGATGTTCAAGGTGCCAACATGACAACATCACTGACCTAACAGTCTTCTATGGACACAAGAAGGCATTCCGGACTTTCTTTAGAACCCTTGAGGAACTTGAAAACTACAAGGGGGTGACATTTCTGAGGACATTTTCTCCGGCACACTTCGAGAATCTGTCATGGAAAGAAGGTGGACAGTGTCCGAGGACGAGGCCTTATGGCAAGGAGGAGAAGAAGTTAGATGGGTTTATTTTGGAGATGAAATTGAATCAAGTTGGGGTGCTGAGGGAAGCAGAGAAGAAAGCAATtaggaaggagaagaagaagaagaagaataagaagcgCTTGGAGTTGAGGGTGTTGGATTTAACTGAAGCTATGTTGTTGAGACCTGATGGACATCCAAACTTCTATGGATATTCACCAACAAGGAATATGTCAATTGCTGACTGTGTTCATTGGTGTTTGCCTGGCCCTATTGATACATGGAATGAGTTTTTGCTTTACGTCTTGAAGACACCGCAAATCACCCATCTACATCTACATGGGAAGGCTATAGAATAA